One window of the Ureibacillus sp. FSL W7-1570 genome contains the following:
- a CDS encoding threonine/serine exporter family protein encodes MEYLIQLFFSFLATASLCVIFNAPIKAIPYCGWVGAVGWLIYYIALESQLTEVIASFLGAFVVAVCAQMYARRLKTPMIVFIVSGIIPLVPGGLAYNTMRYFVEQNYTLGLETGIRAFLISGAIAMGIVFSEVIFQLSIKFMKKSLTSMQSFIRNKRQQ; translated from the coding sequence ATGGAATATTTGATTCAGCTATTTTTCAGTTTTCTTGCAACTGCAAGCCTTTGCGTCATTTTCAATGCACCGATTAAAGCCATTCCCTATTGCGGATGGGTCGGGGCCGTTGGATGGCTGATTTATTATATTGCTTTGGAGTCGCAATTGACGGAAGTTATTGCATCCTTTTTGGGAGCGTTTGTCGTTGCCGTTTGCGCCCAAATGTATGCGAGAAGGTTAAAAACGCCGATGATTGTGTTCATTGTTTCAGGAATCATTCCTTTGGTGCCTGGTGGACTTGCTTACAATACAATGCGTTACTTTGTGGAACAAAATTATACGCTAGGGCTTGAGACGGGCATTCGGGCGTTTTTAATTTCAGGGGCGATTGCAATGGGAATCGTATTTTCAGAAGTAATCTTTCAGTTATCCATAAAATTTATGAAGAAAAGTCTGACGTCGATGCAATCGTTTATACGAAATAAGAGGCAGCAATAA
- a CDS encoding EAL domain-containing protein has product MNLKIMQSCEEKLLLDAPFPSFALNKNGQITIWNPICEQYLGYKKEDFKNINTLKDQLLSTLSENMWQRILDAQEFIRINNIQLLHKNETLSKADIIIIPCLINGEHSIAFYCFPEEQFAFLGDSEQELNDLKNGILSSFMVVNLDHEGFIISCNPLFLKTSKWTPKRVLKKNFWQLFPEDEESQQMADTIWNTISKGKIWQGDVQKTKKTGETYWVHLTAIPTYSQKEQKYSYILIEQDITNEKELQQKLEKIAYVDAETGLMNVHRLENVVKKMIAEQQNFYFVYLSIDKFYTLKELHNVEVESNFILEFTKRLKIYFQDSVLARVNESDFIVITPLGEWFIQGFLTYLKQHPIYIGHRAMPITISGGITRSPQDQSNFTQLMNASLATIADVRKAGGDNILSLSESAHKKLSRKSIIEKRLLLALDQHNLKVLYQPQVDLKTGKIYAVEAFVRWEDEEIGVVSPDELIPVAEESGLINNIGSFMIEEACKQAAQWQQQGIELKVGINLSVREFRDKNMAKFILDTLMKTGCPANLVQLEITEKFALEAEAETSIIQQMRKLEEEGITFVLDDFGTGYASFRYMQLLPIQILKIDQTYIQSLTKSDKTQRLINGIVHFGKSMNLTVLAEGVETEEQKQLLEQYDCDAIQGYLISKPVTADKIPQLLPS; this is encoded by the coding sequence ATGAATCTTAAAATAATGCAAAGCTGTGAAGAAAAATTGCTGCTGGATGCTCCTTTCCCGTCTTTTGCATTAAATAAAAATGGACAAATTACCATTTGGAATCCAATCTGTGAACAATATTTAGGCTATAAAAAGGAAGATTTTAAGAACATTAATACCCTAAAGGACCAATTATTATCTACTTTATCTGAAAATATGTGGCAACGCATTTTGGATGCTCAAGAATTTATACGAATCAATAATATACAATTGCTCCACAAAAATGAAACGCTGAGCAAAGCGGACATCATTATTATTCCATGTTTGATAAACGGTGAGCATTCCATCGCGTTCTATTGTTTCCCGGAAGAGCAATTTGCCTTCTTGGGCGATTCGGAACAGGAACTGAACGATTTAAAGAACGGAATTCTTTCATCTTTTATGGTAGTGAATTTGGATCACGAAGGATTCATTATCAGTTGCAATCCATTGTTTTTAAAAACAAGCAAATGGACTCCAAAACGCGTGCTGAAGAAAAACTTTTGGCAATTGTTCCCCGAAGATGAAGAAAGCCAACAAATGGCCGACACCATTTGGAATACCATCTCAAAGGGAAAAATTTGGCAAGGCGATGTCCAAAAAACGAAAAAAACCGGCGAAACTTATTGGGTACATTTGACGGCCATCCCTACGTATTCTCAAAAAGAACAAAAATACAGCTACATATTAATTGAGCAGGATATTACAAATGAAAAAGAATTGCAACAAAAACTGGAAAAAATCGCCTATGTTGATGCGGAAACCGGCCTAATGAATGTTCACCGCTTAGAAAACGTCGTAAAAAAAATGATTGCGGAACAGCAAAATTTTTATTTTGTTTACTTAAGCATCGACAAATTTTATACGCTAAAAGAACTTCATAATGTTGAAGTTGAAAGCAACTTCATTTTGGAATTCACAAAACGCTTGAAAATTTATTTCCAAGACAGCGTCCTTGCCCGTGTGAACGAGAGCGATTTTATTGTCATCACTCCTCTTGGCGAATGGTTCATTCAGGGATTTTTGACTTATTTGAAACAACATCCGATTTATATAGGCCATCGTGCAATGCCGATTACAATCAGCGGCGGAATCACCCGTTCCCCGCAAGATCAATCGAACTTTACCCAATTAATGAACGCTTCCCTTGCAACCATTGCGGATGTTCGCAAAGCGGGTGGAGATAACATTTTATCCCTTTCCGAATCCGCCCATAAAAAATTGAGCCGAAAATCCATCATCGAAAAGCGTTTGCTGCTTGCTCTTGACCAGCATAATTTAAAAGTATTGTATCAACCGCAAGTAGATTTAAAAACCGGAAAAATTTATGCGGTGGAAGCTTTCGTCAGATGGGAAGATGAAGAAATCGGTGTAGTGAGCCCTGACGAGTTGATCCCTGTTGCTGAAGAATCCGGACTGATCAACAACATCGGTTCCTTTATGATTGAAGAAGCATGTAAACAAGCAGCCCAGTGGCAGCAGCAAGGCATTGAATTAAAAGTGGGAATTAACTTATCCGTGCGTGAATTCAGGGATAAAAACATGGCGAAATTCATATTAGATACATTGATGAAAACCGGTTGCCCTGCCAATCTTGTCCAATTGGAGATTACCGAAAAATTTGCATTGGAAGCGGAAGCGGAAACATCCATCATCCAGCAAATGCGCAAATTGGAGGAAGAAGGCATCACCTTTGTATTGGACGACTTTGGAACAGGCTATGCATCCTTCCGCTACATGCAATTATTGCCGATCCAAATTTTAAAAATTGACCAAACGTATATTCAGTCCCTCACAAAATCCGATAAAACGCAGCGCCTAATTAACGGCATCGTCCATTTCGGAAAATCAATGAATCTGACAGTCCTTGCAGAAGGTGTAGAAACGGAAGAACAAAAACAATTATTGGAGCAATATGATTGTGATGCCATTCAGGGCTACTTGATCAGCAAACCTGTCACAGCAGATAAAATTCCGCAACTTTTGCCCTCATAA
- a CDS encoding DMT family transporter, producing the protein MKHIKGIMLIVTGAMMWGTTGPLTEWILKSSGMTVNFLLTVRLLVAGIGILGFLQMTKKPVFEVWKTKYWGRQLVVYSIAGMLGLQYSFTTTIQESNAVFATLLQFLGPLFIVAYTSIKVRMWPPRYQVLGIIGTLLGLFLLLTNAKFDQLLVSKEAIFWGLILGITFAIYTLYPVRLMGEWGVLLVVGWGMLIGGIVLGTGTLIWRSEEWILLSNLKIFLIMACIIFFSTIAFVLFLSSMKYISPVLTSILSTMEPLTTMVISVAVFSTSFGFWQVIGIFLMLICVTWISVASEKDEKYSDGEHIN; encoded by the coding sequence ATGAAACATATAAAGGGAATCATGTTGATTGTCACCGGTGCAATGATGTGGGGGACAACAGGGCCGTTGACGGAGTGGATATTGAAAAGTTCGGGAATGACGGTGAATTTCCTGCTGACAGTAAGGCTGCTTGTAGCGGGGATTGGCATTTTAGGGTTCTTACAGATGACAAAAAAGCCGGTTTTTGAAGTATGGAAGACGAAATATTGGGGACGCCAATTAGTCGTTTATAGCATTGCCGGAATGCTCGGGCTGCAATATTCCTTCACAACGACCATTCAAGAAAGTAATGCGGTTTTTGCAACGCTGCTCCAGTTTTTGGGACCGCTTTTCATTGTGGCGTATACATCAATCAAAGTCCGGATGTGGCCGCCAAGATACCAGGTATTAGGGATTATCGGCACGCTTTTGGGATTGTTTCTGCTATTGACCAATGCAAAGTTTGATCAGTTATTGGTAAGCAAGGAAGCGATTTTTTGGGGGCTGATATTAGGGATCACTTTTGCCATCTATACGCTGTATCCCGTTCGTCTGATGGGCGAGTGGGGGGTTTTGCTTGTCGTTGGATGGGGAATGTTGATTGGCGGAATCGTGTTGGGAACCGGAACATTGATTTGGCGGAGTGAAGAATGGATATTGCTTTCCAATTTAAAAATTTTCCTTATTATGGCTTGTATCATTTTCTTCAGCACCATTGCATTCGTGTTGTTTTTGAGCAGCATGAAATATATCAGTCCGGTGTTGACAAGCATTTTATCCACCATGGAACCATTGACGACAATGGTGATTTCCGTTGCCGTATTTTCAACTTCTTTCGGGTTTTGGCAAGTGATTGGGATTTTCCTTATGCTGATATGCGTCACTTGGATTTCCGTCGCCAGTGAGAAGGATGAAAAATACAGCGATGGTGAACATATAAATTAA
- a CDS encoding ABC transporter ATP-binding protein — MKVVLGYLKPYKWYAIFALVLMLAELAAELVQPLIIAKIIDDGIVLKDFHVISLWGCILLGIAFIAFTCGIINTYYSSHAAQSFAFDLRNALFSKIQSFSMATYLKYPTSSLITRLTNDVQQVQSILFMSLRIMLRAPLSVVLSLMMAFFVNAKMAMMLMIGTPILALFLYVIVKKGSQLFSEVQRRMDKLNRALQESLQAIYLVKAFMRNAYEMEKFHRVAEDLKVDTMKALRTMELMMPVMTFVLNVSLLSAIWYGAREISMNQAQVGELVAVVNYALRITGYFGMFAFILNGFSRAKASSERMAEILIMEEGLERDCERNGKSVSQDENDMVRFNGVSFTYPNTDKPVLQNITFEVKKGEKLAIMGATGSGKSTLLSLIPRFYDPTEGAIEVRGKNIKDWPLKELRSIIGYVPQKSLLFTGSIEDNVKWGRREAAFDEVVAATKMAQIHDTISAFPEGYGTMVGQKGVNLSGGQKQRLSIARALIRKPQILILDDSTSALDVKTEAALWEALKGTEATMLVVTQKIHTAKGADRIVLLDEGEMAAIGTHEELMKTSRLYQQIVGSQEEQVGDE; from the coding sequence GTGAAAGTCGTTTTAGGTTATTTGAAGCCATATAAATGGTACGCCATTTTTGCACTTGTTCTTATGTTGGCGGAGCTGGCGGCGGAACTGGTGCAACCGTTGATCATTGCAAAAATCATCGACGACGGGATTGTATTGAAAGATTTCCATGTCATTTCCCTATGGGGATGCATATTGTTGGGAATTGCGTTCATCGCCTTTACCTGCGGGATTATCAATACATATTATTCATCTCATGCGGCCCAAAGTTTTGCTTTTGATTTGAGAAATGCATTGTTCAGCAAAATCCAATCTTTTTCCATGGCAACCTATTTGAAATATCCGACATCCAGTTTAATTACAAGGCTCACGAACGATGTGCAGCAAGTCCAAAGCATTTTATTTATGAGTTTGCGTATAATGCTTCGCGCACCTTTATCCGTCGTATTAAGCCTGATGATGGCCTTTTTCGTCAATGCCAAGATGGCGATGATGTTAATGATTGGCACACCGATTCTTGCCCTCTTTTTATATGTGATTGTGAAAAAGGGGAGTCAGCTCTTCAGCGAAGTGCAACGGCGCATGGACAAGCTGAACCGGGCATTGCAGGAAAGCTTGCAGGCCATTTATCTGGTGAAAGCTTTCATGAGAAATGCATATGAAATGGAGAAGTTCCATCGGGTCGCAGAAGATTTGAAAGTGGATACGATGAAAGCCCTTCGAACGATGGAATTGATGATGCCGGTTATGACCTTTGTGCTGAATGTCAGTTTATTGTCCGCCATCTGGTATGGAGCACGGGAAATAAGCATGAATCAGGCGCAAGTCGGGGAATTGGTGGCAGTGGTCAACTACGCTTTGCGGATTACGGGATACTTTGGCATGTTCGCCTTTATTTTGAACGGTTTTTCCCGCGCAAAAGCTTCCAGTGAACGGATGGCGGAAATATTGATCATGGAAGAGGGGCTTGAAAGAGACTGTGAACGTAATGGGAAGAGCGTTTCACAAGATGAAAATGACATGGTTCGATTTAATGGGGTGTCCTTCACCTACCCGAATACGGACAAGCCCGTTCTTCAAAATATCACTTTTGAAGTGAAGAAAGGTGAAAAGTTGGCGATTATGGGGGCGACCGGTTCAGGGAAATCCACGCTGCTCAGTTTAATTCCACGTTTTTATGACCCGACGGAAGGGGCGATCGAGGTCAGAGGGAAGAATATCAAAGACTGGCCGTTAAAGGAATTGCGCAGCATAATCGGCTATGTTCCGCAAAAATCACTGCTCTTCACCGGTTCCATTGAAGACAATGTGAAATGGGGGAGACGGGAAGCGGCATTTGATGAAGTGGTGGCTGCCACAAAGATGGCGCAAATTCATGATACCATTTCCGCTTTTCCGGAAGGATACGGCACCATGGTTGGACAGAAGGGCGTCAATTTATCCGGTGGTCAAAAACAACGGTTATCCATTGCAAGGGCGTTGATCCGGAAACCGCAAATCTTAATTTTGGACGATAGCACAAGTGCGTTGGATGTGAAAACGGAAGCGGCGCTATGGGAGGCGCTTAAAGGTACGGAGGCCACAATGCTCGTTGTGACACAGAAAATCCATACAGCCAAAGGGGCGGATCGCATTGTATTGTTGGATGAAGGGGAAATGGCTGCCATTGGAACCCATGAGGAATTAATGAAAACGAGCAGGCTGTATCAGCAAATCGTAGGCTCCCAGGAGGAACAGGTGGGTGATGAATGA
- a CDS encoding ABC transporter ATP-binding protein has protein sequence MDILKKPFGYEPALTKADLKNAGKKKGPRASDWKKTLLRIWQLVDEQRGLLIVVFIMVIISSLAGLLGPYLIGRMIDKYIIPKEFQGMLPLILQLIGIYVVYAVTLFMQNYWMVGIAQTVVYKMRAGAFNHLLKLPVSYFDKRQHGQIMSRLTNDIETVSTTLNSSFIQVFSSILTLAGTIVVMLSLSPLLTLITMIVIPLMYFAMRWITKRTGKLFKEQQAALGDLNGMIEETISGQSIVKAFSQEEFVKKEFYEKSKRLKNVGFWALVYSGYIPKVFNFLNNMSFAIIAGIGGIFAYNGWVTIGTIVIFTEYARQFTRPLNELANQINTVLSAIAGAERVFSIMDEKVEDDGGNLPENYRIRGEVEFRQVSFQYDKSDTLQNLNFHVTPGQTVAFVGPTGAGKTTTMMLIARLYDATSGEILIDGHNIREFKRSTLRRQMAFVLQDSFLFEATVRENIRYGRLDATDEEVVDAAKKANAHDFIMKLSKGYDTVLKADGSEISQGQKQLLSIARAFLANPAILLLDEATSSIDTVTEKKIQEALEELMKGRTSFVIAHRLNTVRHADIVFVMKDGRIAESGSQQELIEKDGIYANMLKQSKGGGV, from the coding sequence ATGGACATTTTAAAGAAACCATTTGGCTATGAACCGGCTTTGACAAAGGCAGATTTGAAAAATGCGGGTAAAAAGAAAGGCCCCCGGGCAAGCGATTGGAAGAAAACGCTCCTCCGCATATGGCAACTCGTCGATGAACAGAGGGGATTATTGATTGTCGTTTTCATCATGGTCATCATCAGTTCACTTGCGGGTTTGCTGGGTCCTTATTTGATTGGCCGTATGATTGATAAATATATCATCCCCAAAGAATTTCAAGGGATGCTTCCGCTCATCCTCCAACTCATTGGCATCTATGTTGTCTATGCAGTGACGCTGTTTATGCAAAACTATTGGATGGTCGGCATTGCGCAAACGGTCGTTTACAAAATGAGAGCGGGCGCCTTCAATCATTTGCTGAAGCTTCCGGTATCTTATTTTGATAAAAGACAGCACGGCCAGATTATGAGCCGTCTGACAAACGATATTGAAACGGTGAGCACGACGCTGAACTCTTCGTTTATTCAAGTTTTTTCAAGTATTTTAACCCTTGCCGGCACCATTGTGGTCATGCTTTCTTTAAGCCCTCTATTGACGTTGATTACGATGATTGTCATTCCGCTCATGTATTTTGCTATGAGATGGATTACAAAAAGAACGGGAAAGTTGTTTAAAGAGCAACAAGCGGCCCTTGGCGATTTGAACGGGATGATTGAAGAAACGATTTCCGGCCAAAGCATTGTTAAGGCTTTTTCCCAGGAAGAGTTTGTGAAAAAGGAATTTTATGAAAAAAGTAAACGTTTGAAGAATGTCGGATTTTGGGCGCTAGTTTATTCCGGCTATATTCCAAAAGTCTTTAACTTTCTAAACAATATGAGCTTTGCCATTATTGCCGGCATCGGCGGAATTTTTGCCTATAATGGATGGGTGACGATTGGGACGATTGTGATTTTTACAGAATATGCCCGGCAGTTTACCCGCCCGTTAAATGAATTGGCAAACCAAATCAATACGGTATTGTCTGCCATAGCAGGGGCGGAACGGGTATTTTCCATTATGGATGAGAAAGTGGAAGATGACGGAGGGAATCTTCCCGAAAATTATCGAATTCGCGGAGAGGTAGAATTTCGACAAGTCTCTTTTCAATATGACAAATCCGACACTCTGCAAAATTTGAATTTTCATGTCACTCCAGGTCAAACGGTGGCGTTCGTTGGTCCAACCGGTGCCGGCAAAACGACAACGATGATGTTAATTGCCCGTCTTTATGATGCAACAAGCGGCGAAATATTGATTGATGGACATAATATTCGGGAATTTAAGCGTTCCACCCTTAGACGTCAAATGGCATTTGTGCTGCAAGATTCGTTTTTATTTGAAGCCACAGTCCGTGAAAACATCCGCTATGGAAGGCTTGATGCAACCGATGAAGAAGTGGTGGATGCAGCAAAAAAAGCCAATGCTCATGATTTCATTATGAAGTTGTCAAAAGGCTATGACACAGTGTTAAAAGCGGATGGTAGTGAAATTTCGCAAGGTCAAAAACAATTGTTATCGATTGCAAGAGCATTTTTAGCAAATCCTGCAATTTTGTTATTGGATGAAGCGACAAGTAGCATCGATACTGTAACGGAAAAGAAAATTCAAGAGGCATTAGAGGAGTTAATGAAAGGACGAACTAGCTTTGTCATCGCCCATCGATTAAATACCGTTCGTCATGCAGATATCGTGTTTGTGATGAAAGACGGAAGAATTGCAGAATCGGGGTCTCAGCAAGAATTAATCGAAAAAGATGGAATTTATGCAAATATGTTAAAACAATCAAAAGGAGGGGGAGTTTAG
- a CDS encoding ABC-2 transporter permease produces MLNLIRKDMILQKKTLPFMLLFLFVYLFVNVSTSWVAIVFCIVIIMNAFQTDETSSANLLLNSLPYTRKEIVSSKYIGALIFIFLTLLTIFIGNWMIHREIMQWEILLFITSIVMGLISFAFPFSYLFNSKYLLIGFGGVFVVYMVTLSFIPNLNDRVRELVQTVLSLDNSLFYLGIILSVGLLYVLSWILSIRIYSRKVF; encoded by the coding sequence ATGCTAAATCTTATTCGTAAAGATATGATATTACAGAAGAAAACATTGCCATTCATGTTGTTATTTTTGTTTGTCTATTTATTTGTAAATGTTTCTACTTCTTGGGTGGCTATCGTTTTTTGTATTGTAATCATCATGAATGCTTTTCAAACGGATGAAACATCGTCAGCTAATCTGCTTTTAAATTCTTTACCATATACACGAAAGGAAATTGTCAGTTCAAAGTATATTGGTGCGCTAATTTTTATTTTTCTTACTCTGCTGACTATTTTTATAGGAAATTGGATGATTCATAGAGAAATCATGCAATGGGAAATATTATTGTTTATTACGAGCATTGTAATGGGTTTAATTTCATTTGCTTTCCCATTTTCTTATCTATTTAACAGTAAATATTTATTAATTGGATTTGGTGGTGTGTTTGTTGTTTATATGGTTACCCTAAGCTTTATACCTAATTTGAATGATAGAGTAAGAGAGCTAGTCCAAACGGTACTATCTTTGGATAATTCCCTGTTTTATCTTGGCATAATATTATCGGTTGGGCTTCTTTATGTTCTTTCGTGGATACTCTCGATTCGAATATATAGTAGAAAAGTTTTTTAG
- a CDS encoding ABC transporter ATP-binding protein: MENVIELQHVYKAFKGFELKDLSISVKKGFVTGFIGGNGAGKSTTIKLIMNLLKPDSGTISIFGMDYKKNEKEIKQRIGFVFDSNIFYENITLAEMKKIIKPAYRKWDDTLFNQYIDMFELPLKKNLKTFSKGMKMKASLTIALSHHAELIIMDEPTSGLDPIIRSELLNILHNLMQNGERTILFSTHITTDLDRIADYITFIHNGQHIFTKEYYKIEEEFAIVKGGTNLLDRDTEQEFIGIHKTNHGFRALTANKQRTKNIFGDTVIIEKPTLEDIMLYTKKGEERC; encoded by the coding sequence ATGGAAAATGTAATTGAATTACAGCATGTATATAAGGCTTTTAAAGGATTTGAATTGAAAGACTTATCTATCTCAGTTAAGAAAGGCTTTGTTACAGGGTTTATCGGTGGTAATGGGGCAGGAAAATCCACAACCATCAAGCTGATAATGAATTTGTTAAAACCGGATAGTGGAACAATTTCTATTTTTGGTATGGATTATAAAAAAAATGAAAAAGAAATAAAACAACGAATCGGCTTTGTGTTCGATAGTAACATTTTTTATGAAAATATTACATTGGCTGAAATGAAGAAAATTATTAAACCTGCCTATCGTAAATGGGATGATACCTTATTTAATCAATATATAGATATGTTTGAACTGCCTTTAAAGAAAAATTTAAAAACCTTTTCAAAAGGGATGAAGATGAAAGCCTCATTAACCATTGCATTATCCCACCATGCTGAGTTAATTATCATGGATGAACCGACATCGGGATTAGATCCAATCATTCGCAGTGAATTATTAAATATCCTACACAACCTTATGCAGAATGGAGAAAGAACAATCCTTTTTTCAACGCACATTACGACAGATTTAGATCGAATAGCAGATTATATAACCTTTATTCATAATGGGCAACATATCTTTACAAAAGAGTATTATAAAATCGAAGAGGAATTCGCAATAGTAAAAGGAGGAACGAATCTATTAGATCGTGATACAGAACAAGAATTTATCGGAATTCATAAAACTAATCACGGATTCCGAGCATTGACAGCGAATAAACAACGTACAAAAAATATTTTTGGTGATACGGTCATTATAGAGAAACCGACACTTGAGGATATTATGCTATATACAAAGAAAGGGGAAGAGAGATGCTAA
- a CDS encoding GntR family transcriptional regulator codes for MQVIISNQSKEPIYRQIYAQIKKQILTNELKPGESLPSMRQLAKDLNISVITTKRAYEELENDGFIYSIVGKGSFVCEQNNEMILERKMKVIEEQLLSAIQNSKEVGIELEELKELLTLLYKEDT; via the coding sequence ATGCAAGTTATAATTTCGAACCAATCTAAAGAACCGATTTATAGGCAAATTTATGCTCAAATAAAGAAACAAATTTTAACGAATGAACTAAAACCTGGCGAGTCCCTGCCTTCCATGCGTCAATTAGCGAAGGATTTAAATATAAGTGTCATTACAACAAAGCGAGCATATGAAGAACTTGAAAATGATGGCTTTATTTACTCAATAGTTGGAAAAGGATCGTTTGTATGTGAACAAAATAATGAAATGATTCTGGAAAGGAAAATGAAAGTCATTGAAGAACAACTTTTATCTGCAATTCAAAATAGTAAAGAAGTAGGGATAGAATTAGAAGAATTAAAAGAACTTCTTACATTGTTATATAAGGAGGATACATGA
- a CDS encoding GNAT family N-acetyltransferase produces MNIAFMTTSLPIDEETYQEIQNLSRFATEVDQCPYSYALNLPLLNKTYSRGFCILAYDEETNELVGLITAVDRIGLDTYEWTMLVDPMYRQTGIDDALLSLLSKAFKDRHAVGELVVVLENDLYGRKIIEKYGYTYSFSEATFEAEAEMVEMNDSIYIRPYNESTDLDPLVEIFRETFGDLREETIELIELNTKVPGRVIWVAEKDGEVVGTVTTSKEEMNQWITSLAVHPLHQRKGIATALLNWVKDFAYRSGAKQIFLQVEMENEQALSVYQKAGFQKTIQIDFYAYGES; encoded by the coding sequence ATGAACATTGCCTTTATGACCACATCGTTACCTATAGATGAAGAAACATATCAAGAAATTCAAAATTTATCTCGATTTGCAACAGAAGTGGACCAATGCCCTTATTCCTATGCTTTAAATCTACCTTTATTAAATAAAACATATAGCAGGGGATTTTGCATCCTTGCTTACGATGAAGAAACAAATGAGTTAGTTGGTCTTATTACGGCGGTAGATCGAATTGGTTTGGATACATATGAATGGACCATGCTAGTTGATCCTATGTACAGACAAACAGGCATAGATGATGCATTACTTAGTTTATTATCAAAAGCTTTTAAAGATCGACACGCTGTTGGAGAATTAGTAGTTGTCCTAGAAAATGACCTATACGGAAGAAAAATCATTGAAAAATACGGATATACATATAGCTTTTCGGAAGCGACTTTTGAAGCGGAAGCGGAAATGGTTGAAATGAATGATTCTATATATATAAGACCGTATAACGAATCTACGGATTTGGACCCCCTTGTTGAAATATTTAGAGAAACATTTGGCGACCTCAGGGAAGAAACAATCGAACTCATTGAATTGAATACAAAAGTTCCAGGAAGAGTGATTTGGGTTGCAGAAAAGGATGGGGAAGTTGTCGGAACTGTAACTACTTCAAAGGAAGAAATGAACCAGTGGATTACTTCCTTAGCAGTACATCCCCTCCATCAACGAAAAGGGATTGCGACAGCTTTATTGAACTGGGTGAAAGACTTTGCTTATCGAAGCGGAGCAAAACAAATTTTCCTTCAAGTAGAGATGGAAAATGAACAAGCTTTATCAGTTTATCAAAAGGCTGGATTCCAGAAGACAATTCAAATAGATTTTTATGCGTATGGGGAATCTTGA
- a CDS encoding 1,4-dihydroxy-2-naphthoate polyprenyltransferase: MNDRKRMKPVMEKNQEISSLKLMWQMTRPHTLTATFAPVILGTVMALYDTKIDWLLFLAMMIACLALQIATNLFNEYYDFKRGLDTEESVGIGGGIVRHGLKPKNVLMVAILLYVLAAIIGVYICANSSWWLVAIGAFGMAVGYLYTGGPLPIAYTPFGELFAGALMGTAFVLIAYFIQTGEITSLAFLLSIPSGILVGGINMSNNIRDIEEDKRGGRKTLAILIGRKNAVRLLAFAFVISYLWIIGLVAAGSISPWALVVFLSVKKPVDAIKGFQKGEKEPQFMKVAMKSTAMTNTIFCFLLSAGLLVGYIF; encoded by the coding sequence ATGAATGATAGAAAGAGGATGAAACCAGTTATGGAAAAGAATCAGGAAATTTCATCATTAAAGCTTATGTGGCAGATGACTCGTCCACATACGTTAACGGCAACTTTTGCGCCGGTCATTTTAGGGACGGTAATGGCACTGTATGATACAAAGATCGATTGGTTGCTATTTCTGGCGATGATGATTGCGTGTTTGGCACTTCAAATTGCGACAAATTTATTTAATGAATATTACGATTTCAAGCGAGGGCTGGATACGGAAGAATCGGTTGGCATTGGTGGAGGAATCGTTCGCCACGGCTTGAAGCCGAAAAATGTATTGATGGTAGCGATTCTTTTATATGTGCTGGCTGCTATCATCGGTGTATACATTTGCGCCAATTCCAGCTGGTGGCTGGTAGCAATTGGTGCATTTGGCATGGCGGTAGGATATTTATATACGGGTGGCCCGCTGCCAATCGCTTATACCCCATTTGGAGAACTGTTTGCGGGGGCGTTGATGGGAACCGCATTCGTATTGATCGCGTATTTTATTCAAACCGGGGAAATTACGTCTCTTGCTTTTCTTCTTTCCATTCCATCAGGGATATTAGTCGGCGGGATCAATATGTCGAACAACATTCGGGATATTGAGGAAGATAAGCGGGGCGGCAGAAAAACGCTGGCCATTTTAATCGGACGGAAAAATGCGGTGCGGTTATTGGCGTTCGCCTTTGTCATCTCCTATCTTTGGATTATCGGATTAGTGGCGGCTGGAAGCATCAGCCCTTGGGCATTGGTGGTGTTCTTAAGTGTGAAAAAACCGGTGGATGCTATCAAAGGTTTCCAAAAAGGTGAGAAGGAACCGCAATTTATGAAAGTGGCCATGAAATCCACAGCCATGACGAATACGATTTTTTGCTTCTTATTATCGGCTGGATTGTTGGTCGGATATATCTTTTAA